In Glycine max cultivar Williams 82 chromosome 7, Glycine_max_v4.0, whole genome shotgun sequence, a single window of DNA contains:
- the LOC100791354 gene encoding zinc finger protein BRUTUS isoform X1, producing MATPLTGLNGVGGGGGVAVLANPVSKVDSSANGGGGFGRSLSESPILIFSFFHKAIRNELDALHRLAMAFATGNCSDIQPLFQRYHFLTSMYRHHSNAEDEVIFPALDIRVKNVAQTYSLEHQGESDLFDHLFELLNSSIHNDESFPKELASCTGALQTSVSQHMAKEEEQVFPLLLEKFSLEEQASLVWQFLCSIPVNMMTEFLPWLSTSISPDESQDLRKCLSKIVPEEKLLQKVVFTWMEGGSSANTVENCLDHSQVRCSLNPLTHQNGKIKCACESTATGKRKYSGSIIDVSDTMRTHPIDEILLWHNAIKKELNEIAAQTRKIQLSGDFTNLSAFNERLQFIAEVCIFHSIAEDKVIFPAVDGKFSFFQEHAEEESQFNEFRSLIESIQSEGATSSSETEFYSTLCSHADHILETIQRHFHNEEVQVLPLARKHFSFKRQRELLYQSLCMMPLKLIERVLPWLIRSLTEDEAQMFLKNMQSTAPAIDSALVTLFCGWACKARKDGLCLSSSVSGCCPAQRFTDIEENTVHSSCTPASALSGRVCSVLAESDGTQQRSVKRNISEVHKNEDVSKTSESESFQKQCCSAQSCCVPALGVNKNNLGLGSLSTTKSLRSLSFTASAPSLNSSLFIWETDNSSCEVGSTERPIDTIFKFHKAIRKDLEYLDIESGKLCDGDETIIRQFSGRFRLLWGLYRAHSNAEDDIVFPALESKEALHNVSHSYTLDHKQEEKLFEDISCVLSELSVLHENLQRAHMSVDLSENDFGISDANDDDNIKKYNELATKLQGMCKSIRVTLDQHIFREELELWPLFGKHFTVEEQDKIVGRIIGTTGAEVLQSMLPWVTSALTQDEQNKMMDTWKQATKNTMFNEWLNECLKESPVSTSQTEASERSTSQRGGDYQESLNLNEQMFKPGWKDIFRMNQNELESEIRKVYRDSTLDPRRKAYLVQNLMTSRWIASQQKLPKAPSGESSKQIEGCSPSFRDPEKQIFGCEHYKRNCKLRAACCGKLFTCRFCHDNASDHSMDRKATLEMMCMQCLTIQPVGPICMSPSCNGLTMAKYYCNICKFFDDERNVYHCPFCNICRVGQGLGIDYFHCMKCNCCLGIKSASHKCLEKGLEMNCPICCDDLFTSSATVRALPCGHYMHSSCFQAYTCSHYTCPICSKSLGDMAVYFGMLDALLAAEELPEEYRDRYQDILCHDCDRKGTSRFHWLYHKCGSCGSYNTRVIKSEAANSSCL from the exons ATGGCGACGCCGCTGACGGGGCTGAACGGCgtcggcggcggcggcggagtAGCGGTGCTGGCGAATCCTGTGAGCAAGGTGGATTCCTCCGCCAATGGCGGCGGCGGATTCGGCCGGTCGCTGTCGGAGTCGCCAATTCTGATATTCTCGTTCTTCCACAAGGCGATTCGGAACGAGCTCGACGCGCTGCACCGATTGGCGATGGCGTTCGCCACCGGAAACTGCTCCGACATCCAGCCCCTCTTCCAACGCTACCATTTCCTCACATCGATGTACAGACACCATTCCAATGCCGAAGATGAG GTGATTTTTCCAGCTCTAGATATACGAGTGAAGAATGTAGCACAAACATACTCCCTCGAACACCAGGGTGAAAGTGATCTTTTTGATCATCTATTTGAGCTGTTAAACTCTTCCATCCATAATGACGAAAGTTTCCCAAAGGAGTTAGCATCCTGCACAGGAGCTCTGCAGACGTCTGTTAGTCAACACATGGCTAAGGAAGAGGAGCAG GTATTTCCACTGCTTCTTGAGAAGTTCTCTCTTGAGGAACAGGCATCTTTAGTTTGGCAGTTTCTCTGCAGTATTCCTGTGAATATGATGACAGAATTTCTTCCATGGCTTTCAACATCTATATCACCTGATGAATCTCAGGATTTGCGGAAGTGCTTAAGCAAGATAGTGCCAGAGGAAAAGCTTCTTCAAAAG GTTGTTTTCACCTGGATGGAAGGGGGAAGTAGTGCTAACACAGTTGAAAATTGTTTAGATCATTCTCAGGTGCGATGTAGTCTTAATCCTTTAACCCATCAGAATGGGAAAATAAAATGTGCATGTGAGTCCACAGCAACAGGGAAAAGGAAATATTCTGGATCTATTATAGATGTTTCTGATACCATGAGAACACATCCTATAGATGAAATATTGCTCTGGCataatgcaataaaaaaagagttaaatgaGATAGCAGCACAGACTAGAAAGATACAACTCTCTGGAGATTTTACTAACCTGTCAGCTTTCAATGAAAGGTTGCAATTCATTGCTGAAGTTTGCATATTTCACAg TATTGCTGAGGACAAGGTTATTTTTCCAGCAGTAGATGGaaagttttctttctttcaagaaCATGCTGAAGAAGAAAGCCAATTTAATGAGTTCCGGTCTTTGATTGAAAGTATTCAAAGTGAAGGAGCAACATCTAGTTCAGAAACTGAATTTTATTCAACATTGTGTTCACATGCTGATCATATATTGGAAACAATACAGAGACATTTCCATAATGAAGAAGTTCAG GTTCTTCCTCTTGCACGGAAGCACTTTAGCTTCAAAAGGCAACGTGAACTTCTCTATCAAAGCTTATGCATGATGCCTTTGAAATTGATTGAGCGTGTCCTGCCATGGTTGATTCGATCATTAACTGAAGATGAAGCACAgatgtttttgaaaaacatgCAATCGACAG CTCCAGCAATAGATTCTGCTTTAGTCACACTTTTCTGTGGTTGGGCTTGCAAGGCTCGTAAAGATGGTTTGTGTTTGTCTTCAAGTGTATCAGGTTGCTGTCCGGCCCAGAGATTTACTGATATTGAAGAAAATACTGTCCATTCTTCCTGTACACCTGCTTCTGCATTGTCTGGTAGAGTTTGCTCAGTATTAGCTGAATCAGATGGGACCCAACAAAGATCAGTCAAGAGAAACATATCGGAGGTGCACAAGAATGAAGACGTCTCTAAAACTTCAGAAAGTGAAAGTTTTCAGAAACAATGTTGTAGTGCCCAGTCTTGTTGTGTGCCAGCTTTAGGAGTCAACAAGAATAATTTGGGGCTGGGTTCACTCTCTACAACCAAGTCCTTACGCTCTTTGTCTTTCACAGCTTCTGCCCCATCCCTTAATTCTAGTCTTTTCATATGGGAAACAGACAACAGTTCATGTGAAGTTGGTTCTACAGAAAGACCAATTGATACCATATTTAAATTCCATAAAGCCATACGCAAAGACTTGGAGTATTTAGACATTGAATCTGGAAAGCTTTGTGATGGTGATGAAACAATTATTCGGCAATTTAGTGGAAGATTCCGGCTTTTGTGGGGTTTATACAGAGCTCATAGTAATGCTGAAGATGATATAGTATTTCCTGCCCTCGAATCCAAAGAGGCACTTCATAATGTGAGCCATTCTTACACGCTGGAtcataagcaagaagaaaaattatttgaagatATTTCATGCGTTCTTTCTGAGCTTTCTGTCCTTCATGAAAACTTGCAAAGGGCCCATATGTCAGTGGATTTAAGTGAAAATGATTTTGGAATTTCTGATGCCAATGATGACGATAATATCAAAAAGTACAATGAGCTTGCAACTAAGCTTCAAGGGATGTGCAAATCTATTAGAGTGACCCTGGATCAACATATTTTTAGGGAAGAGCTCGAGCTCTGGCCATTGTTTGGAAAACATTTCACTGTGGAAGAACAAGACAAGATAGTGGGCCGGATAATTGGAACTACGGGTGCTGAAGTTCTCCAATCAATGTTACCGTGGGTAACTTCTGCACTTACACAGgatgaacaaaacaaaatgatggaCACATGGAAACAGGCAACTAAAAACACCATGTTCAATGAATGGCTAAATGAATGCTTGAAAGAAAGTCCTGTATCTACATCACAGACAGAAGCGTCAGAGCGTAGCACTTCTCAAAGAG GTGGTGATTATCAAGAAAGCTTGAACCTGAATGAGCAGATGTTCAAGCCAGGTTGGAAAGACATATTCCGTATGAATCAGAATGAACTTGAGTCAGAAATCCGGAAGGTTTATCGCGACTCAACTCTTGATCCAAGGAGAAAGGCATACCTTGTGCAGAATCTAATGACAAG TCGCTGGATAGCTTCCCAACAGAAGTTACCTAAGGCTCCATCTGGGGAGTCTAGTAAACAAATAGAAGGATGCTCACCATCATTTCGAGACCCAGAGAAACAAATATTTGGCTGTGAGCACTATAAGCGAAATTGCAAGCTTCGAGCTGCTTGTTGTGGCAAGTTATTTACttgcagattttgtcatgaCAATGCAAGTGATCACTCAATGGATAG AAAAGCAACATTGGAAATGATGTGTATGCAGTGCCTAACTATACAGCCAGTTGGGCCGATATGCATGTCACCTTCATGTAATGGACTTACAATGGCAAAGTATTATTGCAACATTTGCAAATTTTTTGATGATGAAAG GAATGTTTATCATTGCCCATTTTGCAATATATGCCGTGTTGGACAAGGGCTTGGGATTGATTATTTTCATTGTATGAAATGCAATTGTTGCCTGGGGATAAAATCAGCATCTCACAAGTGCCTGGAGAAAGGTTTAGAAATGAACTGCCCAATTTGCTGCGACGACTTGTTCACATCAAGTGCAACAGTGAGAGCTTTACCTTGTGGGCATTACATGCATTCATCTTGCTTTCAG GCATACACTTGTAGCCACTACACATGTCCAATCTGCAGCAAATCACTGGGAGATATGGCG GTTTACTTTGGTATGCTTGATGCTTTATTGGCTGCTGAGGAGCTTCCTGAAGAGTACAGGGACCGCTATCAG GATATACTCTGCCATGACTGTGATAGAAAGGGCACTTCACGCTTCCACTGGTTATATCACAAATGTGGATCTTGTGGCTCATACAATACCCGGGTAATCAAGAGTGAGGCAGCAAATTCTAGCTGCCTTTAG
- the LOC100791354 gene encoding zinc finger protein BRUTUS isoform X2, whose amino-acid sequence MLLVIFPALDIRVKNVAQTYSLEHQGESDLFDHLFELLNSSIHNDESFPKELASCTGALQTSVSQHMAKEEEQVFPLLLEKFSLEEQASLVWQFLCSIPVNMMTEFLPWLSTSISPDESQDLRKCLSKIVPEEKLLQKVVFTWMEGGSSANTVENCLDHSQVRCSLNPLTHQNGKIKCACESTATGKRKYSGSIIDVSDTMRTHPIDEILLWHNAIKKELNEIAAQTRKIQLSGDFTNLSAFNERLQFIAEVCIFHSIAEDKVIFPAVDGKFSFFQEHAEEESQFNEFRSLIESIQSEGATSSSETEFYSTLCSHADHILETIQRHFHNEEVQVLPLARKHFSFKRQRELLYQSLCMMPLKLIERVLPWLIRSLTEDEAQMFLKNMQSTAPAIDSALVTLFCGWACKARKDGLCLSSSVSGCCPAQRFTDIEENTVHSSCTPASALSGRVCSVLAESDGTQQRSVKRNISEVHKNEDVSKTSESESFQKQCCSAQSCCVPALGVNKNNLGLGSLSTTKSLRSLSFTASAPSLNSSLFIWETDNSSCEVGSTERPIDTIFKFHKAIRKDLEYLDIESGKLCDGDETIIRQFSGRFRLLWGLYRAHSNAEDDIVFPALESKEALHNVSHSYTLDHKQEEKLFEDISCVLSELSVLHENLQRAHMSVDLSENDFGISDANDDDNIKKYNELATKLQGMCKSIRVTLDQHIFREELELWPLFGKHFTVEEQDKIVGRIIGTTGAEVLQSMLPWVTSALTQDEQNKMMDTWKQATKNTMFNEWLNECLKESPVSTSQTEASERSTSQRGGDYQESLNLNEQMFKPGWKDIFRMNQNELESEIRKVYRDSTLDPRRKAYLVQNLMTSRWIASQQKLPKAPSGESSKQIEGCSPSFRDPEKQIFGCEHYKRNCKLRAACCGKLFTCRFCHDNASDHSMDRKATLEMMCMQCLTIQPVGPICMSPSCNGLTMAKYYCNICKFFDDERNVYHCPFCNICRVGQGLGIDYFHCMKCNCCLGIKSASHKCLEKGLEMNCPICCDDLFTSSATVRALPCGHYMHSSCFQAYTCSHYTCPICSKSLGDMAVYFGMLDALLAAEELPEEYRDRYQDILCHDCDRKGTSRFHWLYHKCGSCGSYNTRVIKSEAANSSCL is encoded by the exons ATGCTTCTC GTGATTTTTCCAGCTCTAGATATACGAGTGAAGAATGTAGCACAAACATACTCCCTCGAACACCAGGGTGAAAGTGATCTTTTTGATCATCTATTTGAGCTGTTAAACTCTTCCATCCATAATGACGAAAGTTTCCCAAAGGAGTTAGCATCCTGCACAGGAGCTCTGCAGACGTCTGTTAGTCAACACATGGCTAAGGAAGAGGAGCAG GTATTTCCACTGCTTCTTGAGAAGTTCTCTCTTGAGGAACAGGCATCTTTAGTTTGGCAGTTTCTCTGCAGTATTCCTGTGAATATGATGACAGAATTTCTTCCATGGCTTTCAACATCTATATCACCTGATGAATCTCAGGATTTGCGGAAGTGCTTAAGCAAGATAGTGCCAGAGGAAAAGCTTCTTCAAAAG GTTGTTTTCACCTGGATGGAAGGGGGAAGTAGTGCTAACACAGTTGAAAATTGTTTAGATCATTCTCAGGTGCGATGTAGTCTTAATCCTTTAACCCATCAGAATGGGAAAATAAAATGTGCATGTGAGTCCACAGCAACAGGGAAAAGGAAATATTCTGGATCTATTATAGATGTTTCTGATACCATGAGAACACATCCTATAGATGAAATATTGCTCTGGCataatgcaataaaaaaagagttaaatgaGATAGCAGCACAGACTAGAAAGATACAACTCTCTGGAGATTTTACTAACCTGTCAGCTTTCAATGAAAGGTTGCAATTCATTGCTGAAGTTTGCATATTTCACAg TATTGCTGAGGACAAGGTTATTTTTCCAGCAGTAGATGGaaagttttctttctttcaagaaCATGCTGAAGAAGAAAGCCAATTTAATGAGTTCCGGTCTTTGATTGAAAGTATTCAAAGTGAAGGAGCAACATCTAGTTCAGAAACTGAATTTTATTCAACATTGTGTTCACATGCTGATCATATATTGGAAACAATACAGAGACATTTCCATAATGAAGAAGTTCAG GTTCTTCCTCTTGCACGGAAGCACTTTAGCTTCAAAAGGCAACGTGAACTTCTCTATCAAAGCTTATGCATGATGCCTTTGAAATTGATTGAGCGTGTCCTGCCATGGTTGATTCGATCATTAACTGAAGATGAAGCACAgatgtttttgaaaaacatgCAATCGACAG CTCCAGCAATAGATTCTGCTTTAGTCACACTTTTCTGTGGTTGGGCTTGCAAGGCTCGTAAAGATGGTTTGTGTTTGTCTTCAAGTGTATCAGGTTGCTGTCCGGCCCAGAGATTTACTGATATTGAAGAAAATACTGTCCATTCTTCCTGTACACCTGCTTCTGCATTGTCTGGTAGAGTTTGCTCAGTATTAGCTGAATCAGATGGGACCCAACAAAGATCAGTCAAGAGAAACATATCGGAGGTGCACAAGAATGAAGACGTCTCTAAAACTTCAGAAAGTGAAAGTTTTCAGAAACAATGTTGTAGTGCCCAGTCTTGTTGTGTGCCAGCTTTAGGAGTCAACAAGAATAATTTGGGGCTGGGTTCACTCTCTACAACCAAGTCCTTACGCTCTTTGTCTTTCACAGCTTCTGCCCCATCCCTTAATTCTAGTCTTTTCATATGGGAAACAGACAACAGTTCATGTGAAGTTGGTTCTACAGAAAGACCAATTGATACCATATTTAAATTCCATAAAGCCATACGCAAAGACTTGGAGTATTTAGACATTGAATCTGGAAAGCTTTGTGATGGTGATGAAACAATTATTCGGCAATTTAGTGGAAGATTCCGGCTTTTGTGGGGTTTATACAGAGCTCATAGTAATGCTGAAGATGATATAGTATTTCCTGCCCTCGAATCCAAAGAGGCACTTCATAATGTGAGCCATTCTTACACGCTGGAtcataagcaagaagaaaaattatttgaagatATTTCATGCGTTCTTTCTGAGCTTTCTGTCCTTCATGAAAACTTGCAAAGGGCCCATATGTCAGTGGATTTAAGTGAAAATGATTTTGGAATTTCTGATGCCAATGATGACGATAATATCAAAAAGTACAATGAGCTTGCAACTAAGCTTCAAGGGATGTGCAAATCTATTAGAGTGACCCTGGATCAACATATTTTTAGGGAAGAGCTCGAGCTCTGGCCATTGTTTGGAAAACATTTCACTGTGGAAGAACAAGACAAGATAGTGGGCCGGATAATTGGAACTACGGGTGCTGAAGTTCTCCAATCAATGTTACCGTGGGTAACTTCTGCACTTACACAGgatgaacaaaacaaaatgatggaCACATGGAAACAGGCAACTAAAAACACCATGTTCAATGAATGGCTAAATGAATGCTTGAAAGAAAGTCCTGTATCTACATCACAGACAGAAGCGTCAGAGCGTAGCACTTCTCAAAGAG GTGGTGATTATCAAGAAAGCTTGAACCTGAATGAGCAGATGTTCAAGCCAGGTTGGAAAGACATATTCCGTATGAATCAGAATGAACTTGAGTCAGAAATCCGGAAGGTTTATCGCGACTCAACTCTTGATCCAAGGAGAAAGGCATACCTTGTGCAGAATCTAATGACAAG TCGCTGGATAGCTTCCCAACAGAAGTTACCTAAGGCTCCATCTGGGGAGTCTAGTAAACAAATAGAAGGATGCTCACCATCATTTCGAGACCCAGAGAAACAAATATTTGGCTGTGAGCACTATAAGCGAAATTGCAAGCTTCGAGCTGCTTGTTGTGGCAAGTTATTTACttgcagattttgtcatgaCAATGCAAGTGATCACTCAATGGATAG AAAAGCAACATTGGAAATGATGTGTATGCAGTGCCTAACTATACAGCCAGTTGGGCCGATATGCATGTCACCTTCATGTAATGGACTTACAATGGCAAAGTATTATTGCAACATTTGCAAATTTTTTGATGATGAAAG GAATGTTTATCATTGCCCATTTTGCAATATATGCCGTGTTGGACAAGGGCTTGGGATTGATTATTTTCATTGTATGAAATGCAATTGTTGCCTGGGGATAAAATCAGCATCTCACAAGTGCCTGGAGAAAGGTTTAGAAATGAACTGCCCAATTTGCTGCGACGACTTGTTCACATCAAGTGCAACAGTGAGAGCTTTACCTTGTGGGCATTACATGCATTCATCTTGCTTTCAG GCATACACTTGTAGCCACTACACATGTCCAATCTGCAGCAAATCACTGGGAGATATGGCG GTTTACTTTGGTATGCTTGATGCTTTATTGGCTGCTGAGGAGCTTCCTGAAGAGTACAGGGACCGCTATCAG GATATACTCTGCCATGACTGTGATAGAAAGGGCACTTCACGCTTCCACTGGTTATATCACAAATGTGGATCTTGTGGCTCATACAATACCCGGGTAATCAAGAGTGAGGCAGCAAATTCTAGCTGCCTTTAG